In Fusarium oxysporum f. sp. lycopersici 4287 chromosome 4, whole genome shotgun sequence, a genomic segment contains:
- a CDS encoding rhomboid protein 2 — protein sequence MRPRLQNFNALRARSYLTRLPLFTRLIIVAIVALSIASLQSVWNLREWGALIPEEISITNAYRLSTFPLIHLNIIHAILNLAALTPLMERFENEHGTLTSLALFFGPLTSIPAVMYVLIERYVFHVNHGVLGASMWVFTLLAMESIQTYKTNPHFVVGTVHIPTWTTPLIMCMVVRALVPGTSLLGHLCGIAIGYVAGFGYAKLLAPPEWGLRWVENRLNLLKILPHYVSIDKTTYGRFGVLPTTNRPGPSGSAATELVGTTQRLGP from the exons ATGCGACCCCGTCTCCAGAACTTCAACGCTTTACGAGCCCGATCATATCTGACACGGTTGCCACTATTCACACGACTTATCATTGTTGCTATTGTTGCTCTCTCGATCGCATCGCTGCAATCAGTATGGAACCTGCGAGAATGGGGCGCCCTCATCCCTGAAGAGATTAGCATTACAAATG CATATCGGTTGTCGACATTCCCGTTAATACACCTTAACATTATCCATGCTATCCTTAACCTCGCGGCGCTTACTCCTCTCATGGAGCGATTCGAGAACGAACATGGCACCTTAACATCCCTTGCTTTGTTCTTTGGAC CCCTGACATCGATACCGGCTGTCATGTACGTTCTGATCGAACGATATGTATTCCACGTAAACCATGGCGTTCTAGGAGCGAG CATGTGGGTATTTACTCTACTGGCGATGGAGTCTATTCAAACATACAAAACCAACCCTCATTTCGTTGTCGGTACTGTCCATATCCCAACGTGGACTACCCCCTTAATCATGTGTATGGTTGTGAGAGCACTGGTACCTGGTACTAGTCTTCTAGGCCACCTATGTGGAATTGCAATTGGATACGTTG CTGGCTTCGGGTATGCCAAGCTACTCGCCCCCCCTGAATGGGGTCTTCGATGGGTCGAGAATCGACTCAACCTCCTCAAGATTCTCCCTCACTATGTCAGCATCGACAAGACGACATATGGCCGATTTGGCGTTTTGCCCACGACCAACCGCCCTGGTCCCAGTGGCAGCGCGGCGACGGAGCTCGTTGGTACAACCCAGCGTCTCGGACCTTGA
- a CDS encoding ubiquitin carboxyl-terminal hydrolase 22/27/51, with translation MSGRPTTPASPKNIKVKSPVPGSPMFGCEHVQLLLSKNQEVMNSSITHYKLILRNIFDATPIVPQTSTQEGRPVTTLTSNYLCLQCPMTVSEEDRLKHGTKKQHRFYVDSRSGCLYCQMCDDFVWDPTLEELRVRKIGTGSFSGRKRKHNELFSDSMKDDPRYITNNTTTASCRANGLRGIYNAGATCYQNVVLQSFLHNPLLRNFYLSDGHQSNDCQVPHCLSCAMDDMFQDFYALENTNGYTAANILSGFWISEKKAFENLVTTKEQDAHEFFQFLAEELHERNGDGKKPEIGSEHSCNCIMHQTFYGKMQTTTTCQNCSGQSNSIQSFLDLSLGLENVVQKKSKRTGQKKPSLTLQDCLDEEYIKYDKCEYRCNNCNGTQQAKRHTSIKRLPNVLSIQLKRFEYRHGRHDRAASKVDNEVKFPLQLNMLPYTNRVRNHESRESLELERSCTYDLLSVVVHVGEIDTGHYTSYCRVGDQWFKFNDHKVELASLSDVLGAQAYLLFYIIRSLA, from the exons ATGTCTGGGCGACCGACAACCCCGGCCTCACCCAAAAACATCAAGGTGAAGTCTCCGGTCCCCGGATCACCAATGTTCGGCTGTG AGCATGTAcaactcctcctcagcaagaACCAAGAGGTCATGAACAGCTCGATCACGCACTACAAGTTAATCCTCCGCAACATATTCGATGCGACACCCATCGTCCCCCAAACCTCAACGCAAGAGGGCCGACCCGTTACAACGCTTACCTCGAACTACCTCTGTCTACAATGTCCAATGACCGTGTCTGAGGAAGATAGATTGAAACACGGAACCAAGAAACAGCATCGTTTCT ATGTTGACTCTCGGAGCGGTTGCCTGTATTGTCAGATGTGCGACGATTTTGTCTGGGACCCAACTCTCGAGGAGCTTCGAGTGAGAAAGATAGGAACTGGCTCTTTTTCTG GTCGCAAGAGAAAACACAATGAGCTCTTCTCGGACTCCATGAAGGATGACCCTCGGTATATTACTAACAATACTACAACCGCCTCCTGTCGTGCAAACGGCCTGCGCGGCATCTACAACGCCGGTGCGACCTGCTATCAGAACGTTGTTCTCCAAAGCTTCTTGCACAACCCATTACTGAGAAACTTCTACCTAAGCGATGGTCACCAGAGCAATGATTGCCAGGTCCCTCACTGCCTGAGCTGTGCAATGGACGACATGTTCCAAGATTTTTACGCCCTAGAGAACACTAACGGTTATACTGCTGCCAATATCTTGTCAGGGTTCTGGATCTCCGAGAAGAAGGCATTTGAGAATCTTGTTACCACCAAAGAACAAGACGCTCATGAGTTCTTCCAGTTCTTagctgaagagcttcatgAACGAAATGGCGATGGAAAAAAGCCGGAAATCGGCAGCGAACATAGCTGCAATTGTATCATGCATCAGACATTCTACGGCAAGATGCAGACCACAACAACATGTCAGAATTGCTCAGGCCAGAGTAATTCCATCCAGTCGTTCCTTGATCTAAGTCTAGGTCTCGAAAATGTCgtccagaagaagagcaagaggaCTGGTCAGAAGAAGCCTTCTCTAACGTTGCAGGATTGCCTGGACGAAGAATACATCAAGTATGACAAGTGTGAGTATCGGTGCAACAACTGCAACGGGACTCAACAAGCCAAACGACATACCAGCATTAAGCGGCTGCCAAACGTTCTGTCAATACAGCTTAAG CGCTTCGAGTACAGACATGGCCGCCACGATCGTGCCGCGTCAAAAGTCGACAATGAAGTCAAATTCCCTCTCCAACTCAACATGCTGCCTTATACCAATCGCGTTCGCAACCACGAGAGTCGtgagagccttgagctgGAGCGATCATGCACCTATGACCTCCTTAGTGTTGTGGTTCATGTGGGTGAAATCGACACTGGCCATTATACATCATACTGTCGGGTCGGCGACCAG TGGTTCAAGTTTAATGACCACAAAGTCGAGTTGGCGAGCTTATCTGACGTCCTTGGGGCGCAGGCCTATCTCCTTTTCTACATCATTCGCTCGCTGGCCTAG
- a CDS encoding ubiquitin carboxyl-terminal hydrolase 22/27/51, with product MAVSLTAMLLVDSFLLPEINCWPGRKRKHNELFSDSMKDDPRYITNNTTTASCRANGLRGIYNAGATCYQNVVLQSFLHNPLLRNFYLSDGHQSNDCQVPHCLSCAMDDMFQDFYALENTNGYTAANILSGFWISEKKAFENLVTTKEQDAHEFFQFLAEELHERNGDGKKPEIGSEHSCNCIMHQTFYGKMQTTTTCQNCSGQSNSIQSFLDLSLGLENVVQKKSKRTGQKKPSLTLQDCLDEEYIKYDKCEYRCNNCNGTQQAKRHTSIKRLPNVLSIQLKRFEYRHGRHDRAASKVDNEVKFPLQLNMLPYTNRVRNHESRESLELERSCTYDLLSVVVHVGEIDTGHYTSYCRVGDQWFKFNDHKVELASLSDVLGAQAYLLFYIIRSLA from the exons ATGGCTGTGTCTTTGACTGCTATGTTGCTCGTGGATAGTTTTCTGTTGCCTGAAATTAACTGTTGGCCAGGTCGCAAGAGAAAACACAATGAGCTCTTCTCGGACTCCATGAAGGATGACCCTCGGTATATTACTAACAATACTACAACCGCCTCCTGTCGTGCAAACGGCCTGCGCGGCATCTACAACGCCGGTGCGACCTGCTATCAGAACGTTGTTCTCCAAAGCTTCTTGCACAACCCATTACTGAGAAACTTCTACCTAAGCGATGGTCACCAGAGCAATGATTGCCAGGTCCCTCACTGCCTGAGCTGTGCAATGGACGACATGTTCCAAGATTTTTACGCCCTAGAGAACACTAACGGTTATACTGCTGCCAATATCTTGTCAGGGTTCTGGATCTCCGAGAAGAAGGCATTTGAGAATCTTGTTACCACCAAAGAACAAGACGCTCATGAGTTCTTCCAGTTCTTagctgaagagcttcatgAACGAAATGGCGATGGAAAAAAGCCGGAAATCGGCAGCGAACATAGCTGCAATTGTATCATGCATCAGACATTCTACGGCAAGATGCAGACCACAACAACATGTCAGAATTGCTCAGGCCAGAGTAATTCCATCCAGTCGTTCCTTGATCTAAGTCTAGGTCTCGAAAATGTCgtccagaagaagagcaagaggaCTGGTCAGAAGAAGCCTTCTCTAACGTTGCAGGATTGCCTGGACGAAGAATACATCAAGTATGACAAGTGTGAGTATCGGTGCAACAACTGCAACGGGACTCAACAAGCCAAACGACATACCAGCATTAAGCGGCTGCCAAACGTTCTGTCAATACAGCTTAAG CGCTTCGAGTACAGACATGGCCGCCACGATCGTGCCGCGTCAAAAGTCGACAATGAAGTCAAATTCCCTCTCCAACTCAACATGCTGCCTTATACCAATCGCGTTCGCAACCACGAGAGTCGtgagagccttgagctgGAGCGATCATGCACCTATGACCTCCTTAGTGTTGTGGTTCATGTGGGTGAAATCGACACTGGCCATTATACATCATACTGTCGGGTCGGCGACCAG TGGTTCAAGTTTAATGACCACAAAGTCGAGTTGGCGAGCTTATCTGACGTCCTTGGGGCGCAGGCCTATCTCCTTTTCTACATCATTCGCTCGCTGGCCTAG
- a CDS encoding glycosylphosphatidylinositol transamidase, whose product MSRLLSSALSLRRDPRILKLPPYLSFICIAIGVIWLFLLPLNEYSRRTYISENALLPGQVHTYFGGSEQNIFRAYRREVDDVVDKNNYEINDRLDKILTGVGLKVGRQNYTYHSAGHEYSGQNLYAILQAPRGDATEAIVLVAAWKNVEEQLNRNGVSLALTLARYFKRWSLWSKDIILVVPPDSKTGTQAWVDAYHDAHNPDLVAPLPLKSGALQGALAIDYPQEQSFRSVRVIYDGPNGQLPNLDLINSIVNIAGGQMGIGTSIQKMTEHKGTYPDRLQTMLRGMLNQGLGYAAGAHSSFIPYHVDAVTLQPYGEGWHDEMAMGRLVEGSFRSLNNLLEHLHQSFFFYLLMQTDRFVSIGTYLPSAMLIAANFTIMAISLWVKSGQSLATQKPKEKASTTSVEATQAGRDLFVPLGVVAVCQGLAAVPLYIFNHLPAGLLSPTFAAFSVISAILPFAISRLLTLVTKPTMQHFQLTKSFSLLVLGMCLSTLATLNFSLAFLIGVLSSPLSFVQPVKNRGLRWSLAGLLNVVSPPTILYAAAQIWDISMADLLKEASFGWNVWGMYTPVVVWCLWWPAWLVGMVNVFGEVTA is encoded by the exons ATGTCGCGACTACTCT CATCAGCGCTTTCGCTGCGTCGCGATCCTCGTATTCTAAAGCTTCCCCCTTACTTGTCCTTCATCTGCATCGCGATCGGTGTAATCTGGCTCTTTCTTCTCCCGTTAAACGAATACTCGCGTCGAACGTACATCTCCGAGAATGCCCTGTTGCCAGGTCAAGTGCATACATATTTTGGAGGAAGCGAACAAAACATCTTCCGCGCCTACCGACGTGAGGTTGACGATGTAGTCGACAAGAACAACTATGA GATCAACGACAGGCTCGACAAGATTCTCACAGGTGTTGGATTAAAGGTTGGACGTCAAAATTACACCTACCACTCAGCTGGCCATGAGTACTCAGGACAGAACCTCTACGCAATCCTGCAAGCTCCTCGTGGCGATGCCACTGAGGCAATTGTGTTGGTTGCTGCATGGAAGAATGTTGAGGAGCAGCTCAACCGCAACGGTGTATCTCTGGCATTGACTTTGGCCCGTTACTTTAAAC GCTGGTCACTCTGGTCTAAGGACATCATTCTTGTTGTTCCTCCTGATAGCAAGACAGGCACGCAAGCTTGGGTTGACGCATACCATGATGCTCATAACCCTGATCTTGTGGCTCCTTTGCCTCTCAAGTCCGGTGCTCTTCAGGGTGCCCTTGCTATCGACTACCCCCAAGAACAGAGTTTCAGGTCTGTTCGTGTGATTTACGATGGCCCTAACGGCCAGCTCCCTAATCTTGATCTTATTAACTCAATCGTCAACATTGCTGGTGGTCAGATGGGCATTGGGACCTCTATTCAAAAAATGACGGAGCACAAGGGCACCTACCCTGATCGTTTACAAACTATGCTGCGCGGTATGCTTAACCAAGGCCTCGGCTACGCAGCTGGTGCTCACAGCAGCTTCATCCCATATCACGTTGATGCCGTGACACTTCAGCCTTACGGCGAAGGatggcatgatgagatggccATGGGACGCCTGGTTGAGGGGTCGTTCCGAAGTCTGAACAATTTGCTTGAGCACCTGCATCagagtttcttcttctatcttCTGATGCAGACTGACCGCTTCGTCAGTATCGGCACTTATCTTCCCAGTGCTATGTTGATTGCTGCCAACTTTACCATCATGGCTATCTCTCTCTGGGTCAAGAGCGGTCAGTCACTAGCCACGCAGAAACCCAAGGAGAAGGCTTCTACCACATCTGTCGAAGCAACACAAGCTGGACGGGACCTGTTTGTTCCGCTTGGTGTCGTTGCTGTCTGTCAGGGTCTCGCAGCTGTGCCTTTGTACATCTTCAATCACCTTCCCGCTGGC TTACTCTCGCCCACTTTTGCTGCATTCTCTGTCATCTCGGCTATCTTGCCCTTCGCGATCTCTCGTCTCCTAACCCTTGTCACCAAGCCCACGATGCAGCACTTCCAACTCACAAAgtccttctctcttctcgttcttggcATGTGTCTTTCTACTCTTGCAACTCTCAATTTCTCTCTCGCTTTTCTCATCGGCGTACTCTCAAGCCCGCTCAGCTTTGTCCAGCCGGTCAAGAACCGGGGCCTTCGTTGGTCTCTAGCAGGTCTCCTTAATGTCGTGTCACCACCTACTATTTTGTACGCAGCGGCCCAAATCTGGGACATCAGTATGGCGGACCTGTTGAAGGAGGCCAGCTTCGGCTGGAACGTCTGGGGCATGTATACACCCGTTGTGGTATGGTGCCTTTGGTGGCCAGCCTGGCTCGTGGGCATGGTCAATGTCTTCGGAGAGGTTACTGCTTGA
- a CDS encoding 26S proteasome regulatory subunit N9, translating into MSNETISDFLAEQRDEAPEELQPLILDFENFWERKLWHQLTDALVEFFSHPESAPQRLPFYRVFILKFADKINQLKLVDLALKAATECEEDEQRLSFLQSVAKKVDNENSQDAYVYALVAVAQAKLDLEELDAARKDLDTAERILDSFDSVENVVHAAFYDANAIYYQRKMDFSNYYRTALLYLACIDLNAMTPEERHKRAYHLSIAALVSTSIYNFGELLLHPILDVLAKSEHAWMRDLLFAFNRGDLDAYDQLSDRVESNKLLKNNATHLRQKIYLSALTEAVFRRPPHDRTLTFATIAQETKVRPEEIEHLIMKALSLGLLRGTIDQVDGVAQITWVQPKVLDMKQIAAMRQRLLDWDSSVNQLGNWIESAGKDVWAA; encoded by the exons ATGAGCAACGAGACCATTTCCGATTTTCTTGCCGAGCAGCGCGATGAAGCTCCCGAGGAGCTCCAACCTCTCATTCTCGACTTTGAGAACTTCTGGGAGCGCAAGCTTTGGCACCAGCTCACTGACGCCCTCGTCGAGTTCTTCAGCCACCCCGAGAGCGCCCCTCAACGACTACCATTCTACAGAGTCTTTATTCTCAAGTTTGCCGACAAGATCAACCAGTTGAAGCTTGTGGACCTAGCATTGAAGGCAGCAACAGAGTGTGAAG AAGACGAGCAGCGTCTTTCTTTCCTGCAATCAGtggccaagaaggtcgaTAACGAGAACTCTCAGGATGCTTATGTCTATGCCTTGGTTGCTGTCGCCCAAGCAAAGCTGGACTTGGAGGAGCTAGATGCTGCGCGAAAGGATCTGGATACAGCCGAGCGGATATTGGACTCTTTCGACTCTGTAGAGAATGTGGTCCATGCTGCTTTCTATGATGCAAATGCCATCTACTACCAG CGCAAGATGGACTTCTCCAACTACTACCGTACTGCCCTCCTCTACCTTGCCTGCATTGACCTCAATGCAATGACTCCTGAGGAGCGACACAAGAGAGCCTACCATCTCAGCATTGCTGCCCTTGTTTCAACAAGCATCTACAACTTCGGAGAGCTCCTGCTCCACCCCATCCTTGACGTCCTCGCCAAGAGCGAGCATGCTTGGATGCGTGATCTGCTATTTGCCTTTAACCGTGGAGACCTCGATGCTTATGACCAGCTGTCTGATCGCGTCGAGTCCAACAAGCTTCTTAAGAACAACGCCACGCATCTTCGACAAAAGATCTACCTTTCCGCATTGACTGAGGCTGTCTTCCGCCGTCCTCCCCACGACCGCACCCTCACTTTTGCCACTATCGCTCAGGAGACCAAGGTTCGACCCGAAGAGATCGAGCATCTCATCATGAAGGCCCTTAGCCTAGGTCTGTTGCGAGGAACTATTGACCAAGTGGACGGCGTTGCTCAAATCACCTGGGTTCAGCCCAAGGTGCTCGACATGAAGCAAATCGCCGCAATGCGCCAGCGACTGCTTGACTGGGACTCGAGCGTCAACCAACTCGGTAACTGGATTGAGTCGGCTGGCAAGGATGTGTGGGCTGCGTAG
- a CDS encoding NADH-ubiquinone oxidoreductase 40 kDa subunit, mitochondrial, producing MASPLFAARAARKAAFNVAGKRYLSDISITRTGKPIMRVEGGRSSLGGHTVTVFGATGQLGRYIVNRLARQGCTVVIPYREEMSKRHLKVTGDLGRVVFIEHDLRNTPSIEASVRHSDAVFNLIGRDYPTKNFSLEDVHVEGTERIVEAVCKYDVDRYIHVSSHSANSQSVSEFYRTKGRAEEVARQLFPETTIVRPAPIFGFEDNLLLKLAGVTNLFTSNNMQEKFYPVHSIDVGAALEKIFYDDTTAGQTFELYGPKKYSMEEISVMVDKEIYKQRRHINVPKAILKPVAEILNKFLWWHTLSADEVEREYLDQVIDPEAKTFKDLGIEPGDIINFTYHYLQGFRSQNFYDLPPATEKEKREEKKYIHVLDEL from the exons ATGGCTTCGCCTCTCTTTGCTGCGCGGGCGGCCCGCAAGGCTGCCTTCAATGTCGCCGGCAAGCGATACCTATCCGATATTTCCATTACTCGAACTGGCAAGCCTATCATGCGTGTTGAGGGAGGCCG TTCATCCCTCGGAG GCCATACTGTTACCGTATTTGGCGCAACTGGCCAACTAGGACGATACATTGTCAACCGACTGG CCCGGCAGGGATGCACTGTCGTTATTCCCTACCGCGAGGAGATGTCCAAGCGTCATCTCAAGGTCACTGGAGATCTTGGCCGTGTTGTCTTCATT GAGCACGACCTTCGAAACACCCCTTCGATCGAGGCGAGCGTTCGACATTCCGATGCTGTTTTCAACTTGATTGGCCGCGACTATCCTACCAA GAACTTCTCTTTGGAGGATGTGCACGTTGAGGGAACTGAGCGAATTGTCGAGGCTGTTTGCAAGTACGATGTCGACCGATATATCCACGTTTCCTCCCACAGCGCCAACTCTCAGTCCGTCTCCGAGTTCTACCGAACAAAG GGTCGAGCTGAGGAGGTTGCCCGACAACTTTTCCCTGAGACCACTATTGTCCGCCCTGCGCCCATCTTCGGTTTCGAGGATAACctgctgctgaagcttgCTGGTGTCACTAACCTCTTCACTTCCAACAACATGCAGGAGAAGTTCTATCCCGTTCAC TCTATCGACGTTggtgctgctcttgaaaAGATCTTCTACGACGACACAACTGCTGGACAGACTTTCGAGCTTTACGGACCCAAGAAGTACAGCATGGAGGAGATTTCCGTTATGGTTGATAAGGAGATTTACAAGCAGCGACGACACATCAACGTGCCCAAAGCCATCCTTAAGCCCGTTGCTGAGATCCTGAACAAGTTCCTTTGGTGGCACACTCTGTCAGCCGATGAGGTTGAGCGAGAGTACTTGGACCAAGTCATTGACCCTGAGGCCAAGACCTTTAAGGATCTCGGTATTGAGCCTGGTGACATTATCAACTTCACCTACCACTACCTG CAAGGATTCCGCAGTCAGAACTTCTACGATCTTCCCCCTGCGacagagaaggagaagagggaagagaagaagtacaTCCATGTCTTGGATGAGTTGTAA